CCCATCGAGGCGCCGACCAGCGCCAGCCCGATGCCGGTATTGCCCGCCGTGCCCTCGACGATGGTGCCGCCCGGCTTCAGCTCGCCGCGCGCCACCGCCTCCTTGATGATGTAGAGCGCGGCCCGATCCTTGACCGACTGGCCCGGATTCATGAACTCGGCCTTGCCCAGGATCTCGCAGCCGGTCTCTTCCGAGGCGCGACGCAGCCGGATCAGGGGAGTGTTGCCGATGGCAGAGGCGAGGTCGGGGCAGATGCGCATGGGCTTGGCCTTTCGCAGGATGTTCTCGCCCGGTTTACACGTCGCCCCATGACGGCGGCAACCCCGCGGGAACCGTCTTGCCTTCCTGCACCAGTTCGCGGCGAATGTCCTGGTGGCGCAATTCCAGCCACAGCGCCAGGTTCAGCAGCGGCCCGTTGCGGATCTCGCCCGCCAGCGCCATGCGCGTCAGCTCGGCGCGCGGGACAAGGTGCGAGCGGATATCCTCGTCCTCGGTCGCAAGCCCGCCAAGGCCGGCACTGCCGTCGGGCAGGTCGGCAATGCCGACATAGAGATACAGGTATTCCGCCACCGCGCCGGGGCTGGGATAGTTGTGCGGCGCGGCGAAAAGGCGGGAAATCGCGATGCCGGTTTCTTCCACCGCCTCGCGCCGGGCGGCCTGCTGTGGCGTCTCGCCGGCATCGACGCGGCCGGCCACGGTCTCGTAGAGCCAGGGCTGGGCATCGCCGCGCGCCAAGGGCCCGGCGCGCAGCTGGTCGATCAGCATCACCCGGTCGCGCAGCGGATCCCAGGGCAGCACCACCGTCGCATCGCCCGAGACGAAGACGGCGCGCGCCAGCGGATCGGTCCAGCCGCCATCATTGCGGTGCTGGCTCAGCCGGATCGCCTCGACCGAGAAATATTCGGCATAGGGTTCCTCGACCGGCTCCATCCTGACCCGTTCGGATGCGGCCGGGCCGACATGCGGCAGATCCGCGGTTTCGGCCGCGGCGCGCCGGCGCGAGGCGAGCCAGGTCGCGATCATCGGCAGGCGCTTGCGGATCGCCCCGGCCGGGCGATCCGCGGGCAGGGCCAGCAGCCGGTCCGCCATGGCAGCGGCCAGCTCCGGCTGCCATTCGGGCGCATCGCTTGCCGCCTCGCCCAGGCCCAGCAGTTCCCGGCCATGATGGCTCTGCGGCACCAGTCCGAAGATCTCGGCATAGCGGCGCAGGGCGGGCGTCCAGTCGGCCTGCCACAGCGGCAGGTCTTCGTCGCCGGCGGCAAACCGCGGCCAGCCATCGGCGGCGATCCCGGCCAGCCCGCCGCCTTCCAGCCGGCCTTGCAGCGAACCGGCCTCGGCCGCCTGCGGGGCCAGGCGGGCGCGCAGAAGCGGATGGGCCAGCGGTCCGATCAGCAGCGGCATGGCTGCGGCTTCCTGGAGCTGGCGATCCTCCCGGCCCTGCGCATTCCGCCCATGATTCCCCCGCAAGACAAATTTTTCGCGGTTTTGACGCGAAGGCCCTTGCGCTTCAACCCCCGCCCGTCTAAATCGCCGCCACCACCCGAAAGCGCGGAGAGGTGCCGGAGTGGTCGAACGGGGCGGTCTCGAAAACCGTTGAGCCTTCACGGGTTCCGTGGGTTCGAATCCCACCCTCTCCGCCATTACTCTTTGAAATATCTTAGTAATTTCAGGACCGGACAAAACATCGCCGCCGGTTCCGGCCCCTGGCTGCGACAAGCGCGCCCGGCACCGCCGCCATGCGCCAGAAGTCGCGCCGATACAAGCCGGGCGACGTCAGAAGGGCCGATAGACCGCAATCAGCGCGATCATCACCCAAAGCGCCACCGCCGCAGCCATACCGCCAAGCCCAAAGGCCAGCAGACGGATTGCGCCCTTGCGGTCGATACCGACAAGAAACGCGGCAAGCGCCGTCATGGACAAAAAAAGCGTCGTTCCCATGCCTGCAAGCTTAGCGCGCCGGCCGCGCCAGCGGCAGCCGGCCGGGAATCGAACGGCCCGTTCCTGCCCAAACGGCCCGGGCAGATGCGCAAGGTTTTGCTCGGGCCGGCAACGCCAGCTTGATGGACGAATGGTCCCGAAGCAGGGTTTCCCGGAACGCCGATTCCCAGGACGCCATGACCGACGACCCCCTCATCCTCAGGCAGATTTCCGAAGGGCGTGACCGCACAAGGGCTTATCTGCACATCGGCAAGACCGGCGGGACGACCTTCCGGGCGGCCGCCGAAAGGGTGGCTTCGACCGAACCGTCCCGCGTCCCGCTGATCTTTCACCACGACTGGACCGTCCCCAGGATCAGGGCGGCGTTTCCCGGCATCAGGATATCCCTGGTCCTGCGCGACCCGCTGGAGCGCATCATCAGCGGGTTCATGTCGCGCCTGCGGCAAGGGCGCCCGACCTACCAGAGCCCCTGGACCGTCGAGGAGGCCACCGCCTTCCTGCATTTCCGGGACGCGCGCGCCTATCTCGACGCCATATTGTCGGACGGGGAATACGAAACCTCGGCCGTCGATTTCGCCACCAGGTCGATCGCCCATATCCGGCGCGGCTATCGCTTTCACATCCCCAACACCGCCACCGCGTCGAAATGGCTCGGTTCCGTCGGAACCCTGGCGAGCCTGGAGGGCTTCGCGCAAAGGCTTCTTGGCGGCCCGGTGGAGCTGGGGCATGCGCATGTCAACCCGGTTCCGGCCGGGAATATCCTGAAGCACTACGACGCAGACGAGCTCGACCGGCTGCGACGGTATTTCGCCGATGAATACCAGGTGTTCAACGATGTGATGCAGGCTGCCGGCCCCTGACAGGGGATCGGCGCCGCCGCGCATGATACGGCCGCCATGGAGCTTTCCCAAGCGGAACGGGCAAGGGGCACCGCAGGGGTGCCCCCGAGGCGCTCAGAAATCCCAGCTGATGCCCATGGAGATCTCGTCCTGCTCCATGAACAGGGTGGTCTGCTGGCCAAGGCCCGGCGTCCGGTTGGCGCCGGATTCCGTTTCGTGGAAGGCATGGGTATAGCTGCCGGTCAGCGTGGCCCGCTCGCTGAGCCTGTAGCTATACCCGATCGAGGCATGCCAGCGCGGCGTGGCCGGGGCCAGGATGTTCAGCAGCACCTCGCCATCGTCGTCGATGAAGCTCGAGGCGTGGCTGATGCCGCCGCGAAGCGTCAGCCTGTCGTTCACTTTCTGGGCGGCGGCGATGCGGATGACATCCATGTCCTGCCAGCCGAATCCGGGTCCACCGGCGCTGCCGAGCGGCGCGGCCAGCATCGCCCCGCTATTGGCCAGCGATTCGACCGAACCATAGAAGATGCGCTGATATTCGGCGGTCAGCGTCAGGCCGGGATTGCCGGAGGGGCGAAAGGCCACGCCCAGCGTCGCCACCGCCGGAATGTCGAAATCGCCGCCATCGGCAAAAAGGCCCGCGTAATCCTCGAATGGCCGCATGTCGATGTGGCTGCGCCACGACGCACCCAGGCTCCATTGGCTGTCCAGCCGGTAAATCAGGCCCAGCGACATCCCCAGGCCGGTCGACCAATCGTCACCGCCATGGGTCAGGGCGCCGGGCTGGACGGACATGCCGGCGAAGGGTTCGAGCCCCGTTGCGCTGAACCGCTGCACCGCAAGCACCGGCCCCAGGCCCACCGACAGCCGGGGGGTCAGCCTGCGGGCATAGTTCAGGCTGATGAAGGCCTGTTCGAGATTGATCCCCAGCGGGTCGGTGGTCACCTTCGGGGCAAGGCCGGCAAAAGGGTTGGTGCCGTATTCCACGTTCATGCCGCCATTGCCGAACATGAAGACGGCGACCGAACTCTGCTCGTCCAGATTGTAGTTGAACCCGCCGCAGGGGATCCAGAAAAGGCTGTTGTCGCTGGTCTGGCGACCCTCGGCCAACGGCCCGCCCGGCGCGATGCTGAAGCCGCGCTCGGGTTGAAAGCCGGTCAGGCAAATCCCTGCCTGCGTCGGCAAGGCGGTACCCGTGGCCGGGTTCTGGGCCAGGCCCAGCACGCCGGTGGGGATCGCGACGCCCGCCCCGGCCATCCCCTTCGAGGTGCCGCCATAGCCATTGGCAAAATAGCCATTCGTAGCCTTGGCAGGCTGTGCGCCAAGGATTGCCGTCAGCATCACGCCTCCGGCCAGAGCCGCAAGGCGGCCTGGTTCTGTTCTGTTCATCTTTCCCTCCCTTGTCCGGGGCCTCGTTTCCACCCCGCTTGCCTCTGCCGCCCCGCTCTCCCCCGGGAATGATAGAGATGCATACATTCGTATGTAACGATATAGCCAAGCGTCAAGCAAATGTCGCGAGAGCCGGATCAAGGACGATCCGGGCCGATGCCGGACCTGGAGCAGCGCGGCCAAGACTTGATCACCGGGCCGGCCTTGGGCGCGCAGGGATGCGCCCTTCCGAGGCGGCCTTCATCCGCTCGGCGGCGATGACGATGCGGCGGCGCTTCGTCCCGATGCGCGGCAGCGGGCGTCCATGACCGGACCGGTCAGCGCAGCAGCCTTCGCTGGAACGCCGGGTCCGGGATGGCGCACATGTCCGACCTGCCGAACAGGTGATAGCGATTGCGCGCGAAGCGGCGGTAGAGCCAGTTGCGCAGCCCGCGTGGCAGGATCCGCAACGGCGCGGCCAGCCTGCCGAGACCGCCAAGCCGCCGCCCGGCCTGGACGAGCGCATCGCAATCGGAATGCGCGATGCCGTCCTCGATGAACAGCCAGCTCGGGGGATCTTCCGCCTCCAGCCCGTAATGCCGCAAAAGCGCCTTGCCCAGTGGCGTCTGCACCGGGCATATCCGCACCGTCCCCGAGCGATCGAGCCGGTGGATCATCCGCGCGCCCCAGCTGCAGACGGCGCATTCCCCATCCATGACGGCCAGCGGCACGGAATCGTCGAATCGCGGGACCAGGGGATCGTTCCGAAAGGAATAGGGCGCGGTCATGCTGCCAGCATCGGACAATGGCGGCGGCCGGACAAGGCTGATCGGGCTGATCGTCGGGCCATCAAGCCTGTCGAACCTGGCACGCCGCGCCCGAAAAGCCCGGATCACGCGCCTCTTTCCCGGCGGGCTTCCTGTCGCCTTGACGGCCGCAAGGCCCCTGCGACAAGGACGGCCCGGGCACGTGACCCGCAAGATGCAAGCTCGCCGACTGCCCGCTGGCGGGTCGCGCGGCCCAGGGCGAAAGGCGGGGCGCGACGGGCATGGCCCGCCCCGCGCCCGCCTTTGGCTCAGCTCTTGATGGCGATGCGCCGGACCTGCGACTGCGCCTTTTCCGTCTTGGGCAGGGTCACGGTCAGCACGCCGTTCCTGAAATGCGCATCGACCCCGTCTTCGCGGATCTCGGCGCCCAGCGGGATGCGGCGCTCGAAGCGACCATAGTAGCGTTCCGAGAATTGCCGGTCCTTGTCCTCGGTCTCCGAGCGTTTCTCGCCCTTCAAGGTCAGCACGCCGTCATTCAGCAGGACTTCGATGTCCTTTTCCTCGAGGCCCGGCACATCGGCGGTCACGGTGATCTCCCTTTCGTTGTCAGAGATCTCGACACTCGGCCAGCCGCCGCCAAAGGCGGGGACCGCACCGGCGGATGGCAGGCCGAAGCCACGGAAGACATCGTCGAACAGCCGGTTCACTTCGCGATGCAGCGACAGGAAGGGATCGCGGTCGCCCTCGCGGAAGCTGGCGGGAAGCTGGCTGTCATTGCGGTTCCAGGGAATCAGGTCACGGACATTCATGGTTTTCCTCCTTCATTGGCAACAGGTCGCCATCGGCGCCGGACCATGCCGGCGCCAGGCGCGGATCGCGGGAATGAAAGGCCTCAGGCGGCCTGCTTGCCGCCCTCGACCAGCTTCGGATCGGGTTCGGCCGGAATCCTGGCCGTCGCGATCTCGATCCGCCGCGGCTTCATTTCCTCGGGAAGCTCATGGCGCAGGTCGATCGTCAGCAGCCCGTTCGCCAGATCGGCACCGATCACCTTCACATGATCGGCCAACTGGAAACGCCGCCGGAAACTGCGCTCGGCGATGCCGCGATGCAGGTACTGGCCCTTGTCCTCGCCCGCCTTCTGGCCAGTGACCACCAGCATGTTGCGCTCCTGGGTGACGGTCAGCTCATCCGGCGCAAAGCCCGCCACCGCCATGGCGATGCGGTAGTCGTTCTCGTCGGTCTTGGTGATGTCATAGGGCGGCCAGTTGTCGATGGTCTCGACCCGGCTTGCCGCTTCCAGCGCGTTCAGCATCCGGTCGAAGCCGATGCTCGACCGATAGAGGGGGGAAAAGTCGAAAGTGGTTCTCATAGCCACATCCTCCGTTGAGCAACATGGGTACAAGTTTTCCGCCGTGGGACGCCTTGGCGTCCGCCCGGCCTTGCCGGACCCGTCAAAGGCTTCCGGCGATTCACGATTTAGGGTGGCGAAACGACGCTTCAAGGGGCCCGCGCGCCCTTCTCCCTGCCCGCAAGATCCCTATCTATCGGATGCAGGCCGCAAGAAGATCACGGGAAGCAACCATGCGACTTGATGACATCAGGGCCGTTCTGGGTCCGGTCGACGAGACGCTGATCGCCCAGATCAGCCGGACGGATGCCACGGTCGAGGAACTGGCCGAGGCCTGGGGCTGGCTCAATGCCGACGAGGCCATGATCAACGAGGGGCGCCCCCTGCCCAGGGGCCGCGTCGCCGAACTGGTCGCCATCCTCGAGGCAGCCGAGCCGGACCCCGAGGAATAGCGCCGGGCTCAGTGCCGGAACCTCGGCGCCAGAAGCAGGATCCTGGGTTCCTGCTCGGCCTCGCCGTCCCTGGACGGCAGGGGGCGTTCTTCCACATGCGGGCTGCTGGCTTGCAGCACGTCCAGCATGTCGGGAAAGCCATGGGCCACATCCGGCATCCCGGCGATCTCATAGGCGCTCTGCCCCAGGCCGGCATAATGGACGATGGAGCCGCCCTGCCGCGTCAGCCGCGCCGCGAAGAAGGCGCAGGAGATCAGGCATTCGTCCCCGATCCGGCGCGACTCGCCCTTTCTCGCCCGCCGCTGCGCCGCGTCCATCAACCGAAGCGTCAGGCGGTCGGGGGCGATGGGACGATGCATGTAATGTGCCAGCGTCGAGGCAAGGTGATACTCCAGCTCCGACGACAAGGCGACCTGGCTTTCGCGCATCCCCTCGATCACCAGATCGCGGGCGGCAGAGAGATACGTGTCCGTCATGAAACCCTCGGCATCAGTCTGAACGAACCATTCCCACTAGGAAAAGTTTGGCGCGGTCCCGGCGCAGGTCAAGCCCCTGCATCGGGCCGAGGCAACTGGAATCACACAATATTGCACGCAGGCATCAGTCTGTTGGCAGCCGATGTCAGCGAGTGCCAAAAATATTTCGCGCCACCCCTTGAAACCGCCGGCTTGCGTGCCAATTCCTGTGTCGCGCGATGCCAGCAGGGTCGCGTGAACCCCGTGCCGGACGCTTGGCCGGCGCGGAGGAACCTCTCGCAATCTGTTTGTCCATGAGGAGAACGATATGACGTTCCGTCCACTCCATGACCGTATTCTGGTCCGCCGCATCGATGCCGAGGAAAAGACGGCCGGCGGCCTGATCATCCCCGACAGCGCCAAGGAAAAGCCGCAGGAAGGCGAGGTTCTGGCCGCGGGTCCGGGTGCGCGCAGCGAAAACGGCACGCTGACGCCCCTGGACGTCAAGCCCGGCGACCGCATCCTGTTCGGCAAGTGGTCGGGCACCGAGATCCGGCTTGATGGCGAGGATCTGGTGATCATGAAGGAAAGCGACGTGCTGGGCGTGATCGAGGCCCCGGCCAGCGCCAAGAAGGCCGCCTGACGGCCATTTCCCAGGATCCAACCAAAGAATGCTGCTCAGGAAGGAGTGAGCCACATGGCTGCGAAAGAAGTTAAGTTCAACAGCGACGCGCGCGACCGGATGCTGAAGGGCGTGAACATCCTGGCCGATGCGGTCAAGGTGACGCTTGGCCCGAAGGGTCGCAACGTGGTGATCGACAAGTCCTTCGGGGCGCCGCGGATCACCAAGGACGGGGTCTCGGTCGCGAAAGAGATCGAGCTTTCCGACAAGTTCGAGAACATGGGCGCGCAGATGGTGCGCGAAGTCGCCTCGCGCACCAATGACGAGGCCGGCGACGGCACCACCACCGCCACGGTGCTGGCCCAGGCCATCGTGCGCGAGGGCATGAAGGCGGTCGCCGCCGGCATGAACCCGATGGATCTCAAGCGCGGCATCGACATGGCCACCGCCAAGGTCGTGGAAGCGATCAAATCCGCCGCCCGCCCGGTCAACGACAGCTCGGAAGTGGCGCAGGTCGGCACCATCTCGGCCAATGGCGAGGCCTTCATCGGCCAGCAGATCGCCGAGGCGATGCAGCGCGTCGGCAACGAGGGCGTGATCACCGTCGAAGAGAACAAGGGCATGGAGACCGAGGTCGAGGTCGTCGAGGGCATGCAGTTCGACCGCGGCTATCTCTCGCCCTATTTCGTCACCAATGCCGACAAGATGATCGCCGAGCTGGAGGATGCCTATATCCTGCTGCACGAGAAGAAGCTGTCGTCGCTGCAGCCGATGGTCCCGCTGCTGGAATCGGTGATCCAGTCGCAAAAGCCGCTCTTGATCGTGGCCGAGGACGTGGAAGGCGAGGCCCTGGCCACGCTGGTCGTCAACAAGCTGCGCGGCGGGCTGAAGATCGCCGCCGTCAAGGCGCCGGGCTTCGGCGACCGCCGCAAGGCCATGCTGCAGGACATCGCGATCCTGACCGGCGGCCAGGTGATCTCGGAAGACCTGGGCATGAAGCTGGAGAATGTCACCATCGACATGCTCGGCCGCGCCAAGAAGATCTCGATCAACAAGGACAACACCACCATCGTCGACGGTGCCGGCGAGAAGGCCGAGATCGAGGCGCGGGTGTCGCAGATCCGCCAGCAGATCGAGGAGACCACCTCGGATTACGACCGCGAGAAGCTGCAGGAGCGTGTGGCCAAGCTGGCCGGCGGCGTCGCCGTCATCCGCGTCGGCGGCATGACCGAGATCGAGGTCAAGGAGCGCAAGGACCGCGTCGACGACGCGCTGAACGCGACCCGCGCCGCGGTGCAGGAAGGCATCGTGGTCGGCGGCGGCGTGGCGCTGGTGCAGGGCGCCAAGGCGCTGGAAGGCCTGGCCGGCGCGAACTCGGACCAGGAAGCCGGCATCGCCATCATCCGCCGCGCGCTGGAGGCGCCGATGCGCCAGATCGCCGAGAATGCCGGCGTCGACGGCGCCGTGGTGGCCGGCAAGGTGCGCGAATCCTCGGACAAGGCCTTCGGCTTCAACGCCCAGACCGAGGAATATGGCGACATGTTCAAGTTCGGGGTGATCGACCCGGCCAAGGTGGTGCGCACCGCGCTGGAGGACGCCGCGTCGGTGGCCGGCCTCTTGATCACCACCGAGGCGATGATCGCCGAGAAGCCCGAGCCCAAGGCCCCGGCCGGCGGCATGCCCGACATGGGCGGCATGGGCGGCATGATGTAAGCCGACGACCCGCCTTTGGCGAAGCATTGGGCCGTCCCGAAAGGGGCGGCCTTCTCGCATCCCCCGGCAGCCAGCGCCGGCCAAGCGCGGGGAGCGTCGGGCCATGGGCCGCACCGCGCAGAGGCCGGATCTGCCGCGGCAATGCGGGGCCTGGCCGCGCTGCGAGCCCGTCCGCCGGCAACCGGCCGGCCCGCGGCCCCCTCAGGCCGTCCGCGTGCCCAGCACCCAGATCAGTTCGGCATCGACATCCCCCTGCGAGGTCCAGCAATGCTCGGTCGAGGCGTCGTAATACATGCTGTCGCCGGGATAGAGCACCAGGGGCTCGTAGATCCGGCTGTGGATGACCAGTTCCCCCTTCAGCACGGTCAGGAAGATCTCGCCGTCCGAAACGCCCCAGGCCTCGTAATCCTCGGGCGAGCGGGCCTTGACCACGGTACGGATGGGCGTGAAGCACTTGTCCTTGATATCCGCGCAAAGCAGCTTG
This Paracoccus pantotrophus DNA region includes the following protein-coding sequences:
- a CDS encoding NUDIX domain-containing protein, whose translation is MPLLIGPLAHPLLRARLAPQAAEAGSLQGRLEGGGLAGIAADGWPRFAAGDEDLPLWQADWTPALRRYAEIFGLVPQSHHGRELLGLGEAASDAPEWQPELAAAMADRLLALPADRPAGAIRKRLPMIATWLASRRRAAAETADLPHVGPAASERVRMEPVEEPYAEYFSVEAIRLSQHRNDGGWTDPLARAVFVSGDATVVLPWDPLRDRVMLIDQLRAGPLARGDAQPWLYETVAGRVDAGETPQQAARREAVEETGIAISRLFAAPHNYPSPGAVAEYLYLYVGIADLPDGSAGLGGLATEDEDIRSHLVPRAELTRMALAGEIRNGPLLNLALWLELRHQDIRRELVQEGKTVPAGLPPSWGDV
- a CDS encoding sulfotransferase, with product MMDEWSRSRVSRNADSQDAMTDDPLILRQISEGRDRTRAYLHIGKTGGTTFRAAAERVASTEPSRVPLIFHHDWTVPRIRAAFPGIRISLVLRDPLERIISGFMSRLRQGRPTYQSPWTVEEATAFLHFRDARAYLDAILSDGEYETSAVDFATRSIAHIRRGYRFHIPNTATASKWLGSVGTLASLEGFAQRLLGGPVELGHAHVNPVPAGNILKHYDADELDRLRRYFADEYQVFNDVMQAAGP
- a CDS encoding OmpP1/FadL family transporter, with the protein product MNRTEPGRLAALAGGVMLTAILGAQPAKATNGYFANGYGGTSKGMAGAGVAIPTGVLGLAQNPATGTALPTQAGICLTGFQPERGFSIAPGGPLAEGRQTSDNSLFWIPCGGFNYNLDEQSSVAVFMFGNGGMNVEYGTNPFAGLAPKVTTDPLGINLEQAFISLNYARRLTPRLSVGLGPVLAVQRFSATGLEPFAGMSVQPGALTHGGDDWSTGLGMSLGLIYRLDSQWSLGASWRSHIDMRPFEDYAGLFADGGDFDIPAVATLGVAFRPSGNPGLTLTAEYQRIFYGSVESLANSGAMLAAPLGSAGGPGFGWQDMDVIRIAAAQKVNDRLTLRGGISHASSFIDDDGEVLLNILAPATPRWHASIGYSYRLSERATLTGSYTHAFHETESGANRTPGLGQQTTLFMEQDEISMGISWDF
- a CDS encoding thiol-disulfide oxidoreductase DCC family protein, whose amino-acid sequence is MTAPYSFRNDPLVPRFDDSVPLAVMDGECAVCSWGARMIHRLDRSGTVRICPVQTPLGKALLRHYGLEAEDPPSWLFIEDGIAHSDCDALVQAGRRLGGLGRLAAPLRILPRGLRNWLYRRFARNRYHLFGRSDMCAIPDPAFQRRLLR
- a CDS encoding Hsp20/alpha crystallin family protein; this translates as MNVRDLIPWNRNDSQLPASFREGDRDPFLSLHREVNRLFDDVFRGFGLPSAGAVPAFGGGWPSVEISDNEREITVTADVPGLEEKDIEVLLNDGVLTLKGEKRSETEDKDRQFSERYYGRFERRIPLGAEIREDGVDAHFRNGVLTVTLPKTEKAQSQVRRIAIKS
- a CDS encoding Hsp20 family protein — translated: MRTTFDFSPLYRSSIGFDRMLNALEAASRVETIDNWPPYDITKTDENDYRIAMAVAGFAPDELTVTQERNMLVVTGQKAGEDKGQYLHRGIAERSFRRRFQLADHVKVIGADLANGLLTIDLRHELPEEMKPRRIEIATARIPAEPDPKLVEGGKQAA
- a CDS encoding co-chaperone GroES — translated: MTFRPLHDRILVRRIDAEEKTAGGLIIPDSAKEKPQEGEVLAAGPGARSENGTLTPLDVKPGDRILFGKWSGTEIRLDGEDLVIMKESDVLGVIEAPASAKKAA
- the groL gene encoding chaperonin GroEL (60 kDa chaperone family; promotes refolding of misfolded polypeptides especially under stressful conditions; forms two stacked rings of heptamers to form a barrel-shaped 14mer; ends can be capped by GroES; misfolded proteins enter the barrel where they are refolded when GroES binds), with product MAAKEVKFNSDARDRMLKGVNILADAVKVTLGPKGRNVVIDKSFGAPRITKDGVSVAKEIELSDKFENMGAQMVREVASRTNDEAGDGTTTATVLAQAIVREGMKAVAAGMNPMDLKRGIDMATAKVVEAIKSAARPVNDSSEVAQVGTISANGEAFIGQQIAEAMQRVGNEGVITVEENKGMETEVEVVEGMQFDRGYLSPYFVTNADKMIAELEDAYILLHEKKLSSLQPMVPLLESVIQSQKPLLIVAEDVEGEALATLVVNKLRGGLKIAAVKAPGFGDRRKAMLQDIAILTGGQVISEDLGMKLENVTIDMLGRAKKISINKDNTTIVDGAGEKAEIEARVSQIRQQIEETTSDYDREKLQERVAKLAGGVAVIRVGGMTEIEVKERKDRVDDALNATRAAVQEGIVVGGGVALVQGAKALEGLAGANSDQEAGIAIIRRALEAPMRQIAENAGVDGAVVAGKVRESSDKAFGFNAQTEEYGDMFKFGVIDPAKVVRTALEDAASVAGLLITTEAMIAEKPEPKAPAGGMPDMGGMGGMM